One part of the Salvelinus sp. IW2-2015 linkage group LG28, ASM291031v2, whole genome shotgun sequence genome encodes these proteins:
- the srp9 gene encoding signal recognition particle 9 kDa protein, with protein sequence MPYYQTWEEFARAAEKLYLTDPMKVRVVLKYRHCDGNLCIKVTDDAVCLQYKTDQAQDVKKIEKLHGKLMRLMVSKESGAMEMD encoded by the exons ATGCCTTATTATCAAACATGGGAAGAGTTCGCTCGTGCAGCAGAAAAACTATATTTGACAGATCCAatgaag GTCAGGGTGGTTCTCAAATACAGACACTGTGATGGTAACCTTTGCATCAAAGTCACCGATGATGCAGTG TGTTTACAATACAAGACGGACCAGGCCCAGGACGTGAAGAAGATAGAGAAACTCCATGGCAAACTGATGAGGCTTATGGTGTCCAAGGAAAGTGGTGCCATGGAAATGGACTGA
- the ephx1 gene encoding epoxide hydrolase 1, with protein MNHWSPFRHNCGRGQNCHCILWNNEPXAESTMFTEVLLALVVGGVIYFLVQKSKRHQLKSEDGWWGEGTPPDREEDVSIRPYTVRTDKEELEDLYRRLDQTRSFPSLEDSQFTYGFNSQYLQNVVSYWRHDFDWRRQVEKLNKYPHYKTNIEGIDVHYVHVRPKNLPEGVTAVPLLMVHGWPGSFYEFYRMIPLLTQPSNPDDIVFEVVCPSIPGYCFSEAPHKKGFDSVCAARVFHKLMKRLGFQQFYAHGGDWGWIITTNMAQLEPKIIKGLHLNFAPPSKPGLPMVLSIMLGRHFPKMFGFNEHDIQRIYPVVQNLVVESVKESGYMHIQATKPDTVGRGLNDSPVGLAAYILEKFSTWTDHDFRNLDDGGLTRKFSLDDLLTNVMIYWTSGCIISSMRFYKENFSKGLDQPHSKMPVHVPTGFACFPNELMHTPKLWVQQKYCKLKTFTPMARGGHFAAMEEPELMAQDIQNFTKMQEKRMK; from the exons ATGAATCACTGGTCTCCATTTCGACACAACTGTGGCAGAGGGCAGAATTGTCATTGCATATTGTGGAACAACGAACCAYCAGCAG AAAGCACCATGTTTACAGAGGTTCTGTTAGCCCTGGTGGTAGGAGGAGTGATCTACTTTCTGGTACAGAAGAGTAAGAGGCATCAGCTGAAGAGTGAGGATGGCTGGTGGGGAGAGGGGACTCCCCCGGACAGGGAAGAAGATGTCAGCATTCGCCCGTACACAGTCCGGACGGATAAGGAGGAGTTGGAG GACCTGTACAGGAGACTAGACCAGACCAGATCCTTCCCTTCTCTAGAGGACAGCCAGTTCACCTACGGCTTCAACTCCCAGTATCTGCAGAACGTGGTCTCCTACTGGAGACATGATTTTGACTGGAGGAGACAGGTGGAGAAACTGAACAAATACCCACATTACAAAACCAACATCGAAG GCATTGACGTCCACTACGTCCATGTGCGGCCCAAGAACCTCCCTGAGGGCGTGACTGCTGTGCCTCTGCTCATGGTGCATGGCTGGCCAGGCTCTTTCTACGAGTTCTACAGGATGATACCCCTCCTGACTCAACCCTCCAACCCAGACGACATCGTGTTTGAGGTGGTCTGTCCCTCCATCCCTGGGTACTGCTTCTCTGAGGCTCCACATAAGAAAG GTTTTGACTCGGTGTGTGCGGCCCGTGTGTTCCACAAGCTGATGAAGAGACTAGGTTTCCAACAGTTCTATGCTCATGGAGGAGACTGGGGATGGATCATCACCACCAACATGGCCCAGCTGGAGCCCAA AATAATCAAAGGCTTGCATCTCAACTTTGCTCCCCCCTCCAAACCGGGCCTGCCCATGGTTCTGTCTATAATGCTGGGCCGCCATTTCCCCAAGATGTTTGGCTTCAATGAGCACGACATCCAGCGCATCTACCCCGTTGTGCAGAACCTAGTGGTGGAGTCTGTCAAGGAGTCAGGATACATGCACATCCAGGCCACCAAGCCTGACACTGTGG GTCGAGGGTTGAATGATTCTCCAGTAGGTCTTGCTGCTTATATCTTGGAGAAGTTTTCCACCTGGACTGACCATGACTTCAGGAACCTGGATGACGGAGGACTTACGAG GAAGTTCAGTCTGGACGACCTGCTGACCAACGTGATGATCTACTGGACATCTGGCTGCATCATCTCCTCCATGCGCTTCTACAAGGAGAACTTTAGCAAGGGTCTTGACCAGCCACACTCAAA GATGCCAGTGCACGTGCCCACCGGTTTTGCCTGCTTCCCCAACGAGCTGATGCACACCCCCAAGCTGTGGGTGCAGCAGAAGTACTGCAAGCTGAAGACCTTCACGCCCATGGCCCGAGGAGGACACTTCGCCGCCATGGAGGAGCCAGAACTCATGGCCCAGGACATCCAGAACTTCACCAAGATGCAGGAGAAGAGGATGAAGTGA
- the slc5a6a gene encoding sodium-dependent multivitamin transporter — MGDVVQMHFTTPDYVIFALLLVASTCIGLFYALSGGRQRTTQEFLLADRSMSCLPVSLSLLATFQSAVAILGAPSEIYTYGTQYWFLGVSYFLGLLIPAHVFIPVFYRLRLTSAYEYLELRFNKTVRIMGTVTFIFQMVIYMGVVLYAPALALNAVTGFDLWGAVLAMGLVCTLYTTLGGLKAVIWTDVFQTIVMFAGQLAVIIVGAHQAGGMGEVWRKAMNGSRIASLDLNPDPTERHTFWTLGVGGVFLMLALYGVNQAQVQRYLSSRTEREAVMSCYVVFPCQQVVLCLGCLMGLVMFARYGEESPLDKGYVKTNDQMVLYFVMDVFRDLPGLPGLFVACLFSGALSTISSAFNSLATVTMEDLIKPYCPAMTEAKATLLSKGLALAYGLVCLTMAYVASLMGSVLQAAFSIFGMVGGPLLGLFCLGMFFPWANSTGAIVGLVAGLAMAFWIGIGNFVSRMAVPTPLLPIINATTMPLHGNMTTAVMTTLITSITAKPKPTGVQALYNLSYLWYSAHNSTTVVIVGLIVSLLTGPMKEKDLTPGTVYPVLGNLLFFLPERYREKLCCVTPLSHKPNAINTQPYQMAQESNGVAQHKEEEKTEEKDKKDEERATPRPSCRLAHTVQETAL, encoded by the exons ATGGGGGACGTAGTACAGATGCACTTCACCACGCCGGACTATGTGATCTTCGCCCTGCTGCTGGTGGCGTCCACGTGCATCGGCCTGTTCTACGCCCTGTCCGGCGGGCGCCAGCGCACCACACAGGAGTTCCTATTGGCCGACCGTTCTATGAGCTGCCTGCCCGTGTCGCTGTCACTGCTCGCCACCTTCCAGTCAGCCGTGGCCATCCTGGGAGCGCCCTCGGAGATCTACACCTATGGAACGCAGTACTGGTTCCTGGGAGTCTCCTACTTCCTCGGTCTGCTTATCCCCGCCCACGTCTTCATACCTGTCTTCTACAGGCTCCGCCTCACCAGCGCTTATGAG TATTTGGAGCTGCGCTTCAATAAGACGGTGCGCATTATGGGGACCGTGACCTTTATCTTTCAGATG GTGATCTATATGGGGGTGGTCCTCTATGCCCCAGCACTCGCACTCAATGCAG TGACTGGATTTGACCTCTGGGGGGCAGTGCTGGCCATGGGACTGGTGTGCACCCTGTACACAACACTG GGAGGGCTAAAGGCAGTCATCTGGACAGATGTGTTCCAGACCATTGTGATGTTTGCTGGCCAGCTGGCGGTCATCATAGTGGGGGCCCACCAGGCAGGGGGCATGGGAGAAGTTTGGCGGAAGGCCATGAACGGCAGCCGCATCGCTAGCCTGGA CCTGAACCCTGACCCGACGGAGAGGCACACGTTCTGGACGCTGGGGGTGGGCGGGGTGTTCCTCATGCTGGCGCTGTACGGGGTCAACCAGGCCCAGGTTCAGAGGTACCTCAGCTCCCGTACTGAGAGGGAGGCGGTCAT gTCGTGCTACGTGGTGTTTCCCTGCCAGCAGGTGGTGTTGTGTCTAGGTTGTCTGATGGGCCTGGTGATGTTTGCTCGCTATGGTGAGGAAAGCCCGCTTGATAAGGGCTACGTCAAAACCAATGACCAG ATGGTGCTGTACTTTGTGATGGATGTGTTCAGGGACCTGCCAGGCCTCCCAGGGCTGTTTGTAGCCTGCCTGTTCAGCGGAGCTCTCAG TACCATCTCATCAGCGTTTAACTCCCTAGCGACGGTAACCATGGAGGACCTGATCAAGCCCTACTGCCCGGCCATGACGGAGGCCAAAGCAACGCTGCTCTCAAAGGGCCTGG CGTTGGCCTACGGTCTGGTATGTCTGACCATGGCCTACGTCGCCTCTCTCATGGGCTCAGTGCTGCAG GCAGCATTCAGTATCTTTGGGATGGTGGGTGGTCCTCTCCTCGGCCTCTTCTGTCTTGGAATGTTCTTCCCTTGGGCTAACTCCACT gGTGCAATAGTAGGGTTGGTGGCAGGCCTGGCTATGGCGTTCTGGATTGGCATTGGTAATTTTGTGTCTCGTATGGCCGTGCCCACCCCTCTGCTCCCCATCATCAACGCCACCACTATGCCCCTCCACGGCAACATGACTACTGCTGTCATGACAACCCTGATTACTTCAATCACCGCtaaaccaaa GCCTACAGGTGTGCAGGCCCTGTACAATCTGTCCTATTTGTGGTACAGTGCTCATAACTCCACCACTGTGGTGATAGTGGGACTGATAGTCAGCCTGTTGACTGGTCCTATGAAGGAGAAAGACCTGACCCCAGGGACTGTGTACCCTGTCCTGGGCAACCTGCTCTTCTTCCTGCCTGAACGCTACAGGGAGAAGCTGTGCTGTGTCACTCCACTGTCACACAAG CCCAATGCTATCAACACGCAGCCGTACCAGATGGCTCAGGAGAGCAACGGCGTTGCCCAAcacaaagaggaggagaaaacagaggagaaggatAAGAAGGACGAGGAGAGGGCCACCCCTCGGCCTTCCTGCCGACTGGCTCACACAGTGCAGGAGACGGCCTTGTAa
- the LOC111954633 gene encoding transcription factor 24, which produces MAEKQLEDPKSIPAEQTKMYSQNQFSLRTPQPGHRQSTRRDPKKWVRSGCVNGVQPSRAMKSHHSPENAARERSRVRNLRQAFHSLQAALPSVPRDTKLSKLDVLVLATDYIAHLTETLDQGGPLSELPLPPRAGGYLHPVKKWPMRSLLYCGSVGGLLSANQTPVSGEKETHPLTSNPEVNMDRSI; this is translated from the exons ATGGCTGAAAAGCAGCTGGAGGATCCTAAGTCCATCCCAGCAGAGCAGACCAAGATGTATTCACAGAACCAGTTCAGTCTGAGAACACCGCAGCCTGGACACAGACAGTCCACACGTAGGGATCCTAAGAAGTGG GTGAGGTCTGGGTGTGTTAATGGGGTGCAGCCTAGCAGGGCCATGAAGTCCCATCACTCCCCAGAGAACGCGGCCAGGGAGAGGAGCCGTGTGCGTAACCTCCGTCAGGCCTTCCACAGCCTGCAGGCAGCCCTGCCCTCCGTCCCCCGTGACACCAAGCTCTCCAAGCTGGACGTGCTGGTCCTGGCCACCGACTACATCGCCCACCTTACTGAGACCCTGGATCAGGGAGGGCCTCTGTCTGAACTCCCACTACCCCCCAGGGCAGGGGGCTACCTCCACCCAGTCAAG AAGTGGCCGATGCGCTCCTTGCTGTACTGTGGGAGTGTGGGAGgactgctgtcagccaatcagacgCCAGTgtcaggagagaaggagacacaTCCACTGACCTCTAACCCAGAGGTCAACATGGACAGATCCATTTAG